A window of Daucus carota subsp. sativus chromosome 2, DH1 v3.0, whole genome shotgun sequence genomic DNA:
GAAGGTGTATGAAAATCTTAAAAGTAAAAAGTTCAATTTGCCCTACTAAGTTTCTACGTTACCCCGATTATTCATTTTGTTtcgagtacccgtgtcggacactcggaTATGAGTACGGACACTCcgacatttattttattttctcaagTGGTGATGCAAGAAAAGAATCCCTAATTTGCCAAGCAGAAACATAGTACCTTAATAGACACAGTAGTCTGCTGATCATGCTTTGTCGTAAAAATACGTGATCTTCTGATTGGGGTAAAATCTGGAGTGCCTATAGGGATCAACTCTGTCATCACCCCACCCGCGGTTTCAATCCCATAGCTAACTGGAATTGCTGGTAACAGATCGATCACTGCAGAAAACGAATAATAGCATTAAACGGTTTAACTATCAACTTCAGCAGCCATTAAATTATACTGTAATCATATGGCTTGAAAGAACTGAAAATATTCGCAGCCTATAATACTTCATTACCTTCAAACTCTTCATCACCTCTAACAAATTCTCCTCGTATGGTAGCACCATATGCAACGACTTCATCAGGGTTTACATTAAATTTCACATCCTCGTTGAGTTCTGTTCTGTTAAAGTAGTCCTTGAGGAGTTGTTGCACTTCTGGGATCCCGGCACTTCCACCGACAAGAGCAATCTCATCAATCTGGTGTTTCTGCAACCCTGCATCATCCATGGCCTTTTTGACAAGAACCATTGTCTTCCGGAGCAGATCATTGTTTAACTCCTCAAATTGAACCCTAGTTAAATTTTGAGAGAAATTTGTTCCATCAAACAGTGATTCAGTTCTTTCGTGGACTTGATGCTGCATAAACCTACTCAACGCTGTCTTTGCACCCTCGATTCCTCTCCTTAGCTTATCAAGAACTCTGTTTTCATTGTAGATGTCCTTTCCGTGTTTTTTCTTGATCAAATTGATAAAATCATCACCTGCAGAAAACGAAAATGACATTAttcaaataatcacatatattTCCTTCTTCAGATATGTAAAAGGAAAGCCTGGCCCTTACCTCCTAGATATTGATCTCTAGTTGCGGCAAGGACTTTAAAAACACTTTCTTTAATAGCCAAAATGGTGACATCACAAGTTGCACCACCAAGATCAAAGACCAGGATGTTCTTCGCACCGCCTCTTTTATCCATTCCATACCCAATGGCAGCTGCAGTTGGTTCGTCTATTATATCGACAACATTTAATCCAGCAATAAAACCAGCATCGCTGGTTGCCTTCCTCTGGGCATCATTGAAGTATGctacagattttttttttcagaaagaCAATTATAACTAGGAGAGTAAGCACATCATCACGAGTTAACGAGACTGTGGTAAATAATATAATGCTAAGAGAACAATATTCAAGCTGCAACCGTATATTAGTCTCACCAGGAACAGTGAGCACAGCCTCTTTGATTTCCTTCCCAACAAAAGCTTCTGCAATCTTTTTCATCTTAACCAGGATCAGGGCACTTATTTCCTCAGGACTAAAGAACTGAGTCTCTCCATCCTCCATGATGATTTTGATATATGGCTTCCCATCTATGTTAACAATTTTGTAAGGCAAGGACTCGATAGCCCGCTGAACCTCCTCATCGTCAAACCTGTCATATTAATATTAGGATCTGACATCAACTTATTAAATACTAAATATTTCTTTCAAACATATATACTGATGACAAATGAATGAAATGCAGTACTCTCTTCCGATAAGCCTTGTGACATGGTATAGGTATACAGTCCTCTCCGGGTTAAATGTTGCCTGATCCTTTGCAGCCTCACCGATTAATGTCTGATTGTTACTGAAAGCAACCCATGAAGGGGTGGTGCGTTTTCCTTGCTCATTGCGTACAATTTCAGTACGATTGCTCTTGTAAACGCCCACAGAAGAACAGGTGGTGCCAAGATGTATCCCAACAATTCTATCTGAGTTCTCAGACCTCGGTCTTATGATGGATAGTGCACTTGCACAACCTGCTAGATAAGAAATGGGACACTATTGAGCTCACAGTTAAGGTGCAACAAAATACAAAATGCATATAACCATTTTAATTTATGTGATTAACTGAATTATATCAAACACTTCACATGTTTCATCTAATCTCTTGGACAAATTCAAGAATTAGCGGATAATCATCAAGACTAGATAGTGATTCCCCTCGAGAAGGTCGGGATTAACCGAATTATATATCAAACACTTCACATATTTCATCTCTCAGACAAATTCAAGAATTAGCAGCCAATCAAGACTATAGCTAATACCAATCATTAAGAATGCACATAAAGAGGTTAATAAAATTAAGCTGTCGAAtcaaagattatatatatataacattaaaGAAATCGATGACTGCTTTTAAGTCATTACATGTAAGATTGTAAGTTGTAACAATTGAACTCTAACGAGTCAGTAACTCTGACATGAAAATTTGAGTATCGGGAATTAAATGATTTAACAATGTCGTATATTTGTTGGGGAAGAAATTAAGTTTCAGCATGAACAAGACTGAGGAGACCTGAAACTAAATAATGGTGAAAAATTTACCTAAGAAAAAAATTGCAGTAATGATCGCTAATAATCCGACGCGTCTATGAGAAGCGCTCATCATGACTTCAAACTTTAATCTGACACGAGATCTCCGTGTATATACTCTAAGTTATGTGTATTCAAATAGATCTCTGTACCCATATTTAAGTTATACTCCCTCGTCCtaacaaattttttatgttaCTTTTTTGCACGTTTTTGACATGTACTCTATTAAACTGCGCTACTGATGTAGCGAGACAAGTGTAGCAGGGCTTAAACTAAACAATATTGACCATACATGTACTCTATTAAACTGCGCTACTGATGTACAGAGACAAGTGTAGCAGGGCTTAAAC
This region includes:
- the LOC108205641 gene encoding luminal-binding protein-like, encoding MCVSSRPSGSWVALVLVAAMFFLGCASALSIIRPRSENSDRIVGIHLGTTCSSVGVYKSNRTEIVRNEQGKRTTPSWVAFSNNQTLIGEAAKDQATFNPERTVYLYHVTRLIGREFDDEEVQRAIESLPYKIVNIDGKPYIKIIMEDGETQFFSPEEISALILVKMKKIAEAFVGKEIKEAVLTVPAYFNDAQRKATSDAGFIAGLNVVDIIDEPTAAAIGYGMDKRGGAKNILVFDLGGATCDVTILAIKESVFKVLAATRDQYLGGDDFINLIKKKHGKDIYNENRVLDKLRRGIEGAKTALSRFMQHQVHERTESLFDGTNFSQNLTRVQFEELNNDLLRKTMVLVKKAMDDAGLQKHQIDEIALVGGSAGIPEVQQLLKDYFNRTELNEDVKFNVNPDEVVAYGATIRGEFVRGDEEFEVIDLLPAIPVSYGIETAGGVMTELIPIGTPDFTPIRRSRIFTTKHDQQTTVSIKVFLGEDRFTKTKNYRLLGKFSLSGIPPAPKFVH